The Bacilli bacterium PM5-9 DNA window AACAAAACTTGGTTTAGAAGCTAAATCATATATGGACGCAGGAAAACTTGTTCCAGATGAAGTAACAATCAATATTGTTAAAGAAAGATTAATGGAAGATGATTGTCAAAAAGGATTCTTATTTGATGGTTTTCCAAGAACAATTAATCAAGCTGTTGCTTTAAATGAAATGTTGAAAGACATGAATAAAAAAATTGATGTTGTAATTAACATTGATGTACCATTCGATGTTTTATTAAAAAGATTAATATCTCGTCGTATGTGTAGAAGTTGCGGAACATCATTTCATTTAGAATTCAAACCACCAAAAGTAGCAAATGTTTGTGATAAATGTGGTGGAGAATTATATCAAAGAGATGATGATAATGAAGCAAGTGCAACAGTAAGATTGGAAACATATACTAGTGAAACTAAACCACTTATTG harbors:
- a CDS encoding adenylate kinase (product_source=KO:K00939; cath_funfam=3.40.50.300; cog=COG0563; ko=KO:K00939; pfam=PF00406,PF05191; smart=SM00382; superfamily=52540; tigrfam=TIGR01351), with protein sequence MNIIFMGPPGAGKGTQSEKIVEKYDIPHISTGDIFRAAIKNQTKLGLEAKSYMDAGKLVPDEVTINIVKERLMEDDCQKGFLFDGFPRTINQAVALNEMLKDMNKKIDVVINIDVPFDVLLKRLISRRMCRSCGTSFHLEFKPPKVANVCDKCGGELYQRDDDNEASATVRLETYTSETKPLIDFYAKEGLLKEVNGLQAVDEVFNDIDSIIEEVK